The Arvicanthis niloticus isolate mArvNil1 chromosome 2, mArvNil1.pat.X, whole genome shotgun sequence genome includes a window with the following:
- the Dsn1 gene encoding kinetochore-associated protein DSN1 homolog isoform X2 yields the protein MTSVTRSEELSRSISGKLAQSQRLGALLLSSFQFSVEKLEPFLKSTKDFSLECFRAKASSLSEELKHFTDRLGNDGTLQKCFVEDSKEKAPDFSLEASVAEVKEYITKFSLERQAWDRLLLQYQNEVPPEEMPRESTETKITEVKVDPATYLKSSQKEVLTTKPDYQRIVQDQNQVFACMELVMDELQGSVKQLQAFMDESTQYLQKVSAQLKKRSMEQLDSSPARKLLKLPPQSSSTTQ from the exons ATGACTTCAGTGACCAGATCAGAAG AGCTCAGCAGGTCAATCAGTGGGAAGTTAGCACAGAGCCAACGGCTTGGCGCCCTCCTGCTCTCCAGCTTCCAG tTCTCTGTTGAAAAACTTGAACCTTTCTTAAAGAGCACTAAGGACTTCAGCCTTGAATGTTTTAGAGCGAAAG catcttctctctctgaagaatTGAAACATTTTACAGACAGGCTGGGAAATGATGGAACACTACAAAAATGTTTTGTTGAAGATTCAAAAGA AAAAGCACCAGATTTTTCACTGGAAGCATCAGTAGCCGAGGTGAAAGAATATATAACAAA GTTTTCTTTAGAGCGCCAGGCCTGGGATCGGCTCTTATTGCAGTACCAGAATGAGGTTCCACCTGAAGAGATGCCCAG AGAATCAACTGAAACCAAAATCACTGAAGTCAAGGTGGATCCTGCAACATACCTCAAGTCCTCCCAGAAGGAAGTTCTTACCACGAAGCCTGACTACCAGAGAATAGTACAGGATCAGAACCAGGTGTTTGCCTGTATGGAGTTAGTG ATGGATGAGCTACAAGGATCAGTGAAGCAGCTGCAAGCCTTCATGGATGAAAGTACTCAGTACCTCCAGAAGGTGTCAGCACAGCTCA AGAAGAGAAGTATGGAACAATTAGATTCTTCACCTGCTCGAAAACTGCTCAAGCTCCCCCCACAGAGCTCATCCACCACCCAGTGA
- the Dsn1 gene encoding kinetochore-associated protein DSN1 homolog isoform X1, translated as MTSVTRSEDQEPTMFKTQDHQLQPSLKPLEALPQSSAYQEMMTQGISKEKNHLGSSPGEGEGCGADHQEGPQLRSFHLSPQEQSVRHQDRRQSWRRASMKEINRRKSLAPFHPGMTELSRSISGKLAQSQRLGALLLSSFQFSVEKLEPFLKSTKDFSLECFRAKASSLSEELKHFTDRLGNDGTLQKCFVEDSKEKAPDFSLEASVAEVKEYITKFSLERQAWDRLLLQYQNEVPPEEMPRESTETKITEVKVDPATYLKSSQKEVLTTKPDYQRIVQDQNQVFACMELVMDELQGSVKQLQAFMDESTQYLQKVSAQLKKRSMEQLDSSPARKLLKLPPQSSSTTQ; from the exons ATGACTTCAGTGACCAGATCAGAAG ACCAGGAACCAACGATGTTCAAGACTCAGGATCATCAATTGCAACCAAGTCTCAAGCCTTTGGAAGCACTGCCTCAGTCCTCTGCCTACCAGGAAATGATGACACAAggcatttcaaaagaaaaaaaccaccttGGCTCCAGCCCTGGAGAGGGAGAAGGTTGTGGTGCTGACCACCAGGAGGGACCTCAGTTGAGGTCCTTTCATTTGTCCCCTCAAGAACAGTCTGTCCGTCATCAAGACAGAAGGCAGTCCTGGAGACGAGCGAGCATGAAAGAGATAAACCGGCGGAAGTCACTGGCTCCCTTTCACCCCGGCATGACAG AGCTCAGCAGGTCAATCAGTGGGAAGTTAGCACAGAGCCAACGGCTTGGCGCCCTCCTGCTCTCCAGCTTCCAG tTCTCTGTTGAAAAACTTGAACCTTTCTTAAAGAGCACTAAGGACTTCAGCCTTGAATGTTTTAGAGCGAAAG catcttctctctctgaagaatTGAAACATTTTACAGACAGGCTGGGAAATGATGGAACACTACAAAAATGTTTTGTTGAAGATTCAAAAGA AAAAGCACCAGATTTTTCACTGGAAGCATCAGTAGCCGAGGTGAAAGAATATATAACAAA GTTTTCTTTAGAGCGCCAGGCCTGGGATCGGCTCTTATTGCAGTACCAGAATGAGGTTCCACCTGAAGAGATGCCCAG AGAATCAACTGAAACCAAAATCACTGAAGTCAAGGTGGATCCTGCAACATACCTCAAGTCCTCCCAGAAGGAAGTTCTTACCACGAAGCCTGACTACCAGAGAATAGTACAGGATCAGAACCAGGTGTTTGCCTGTATGGAGTTAGTG ATGGATGAGCTACAAGGATCAGTGAAGCAGCTGCAAGCCTTCATGGATGAAAGTACTCAGTACCTCCAGAAGGTGTCAGCACAGCTCA AGAAGAGAAGTATGGAACAATTAGATTCTTCACCTGCTCGAAAACTGCTCAAGCTCCCCCCACAGAGCTCATCCACCACCCAGTGA